From the genome of Scytonema hofmannii PCC 7110, one region includes:
- a CDS encoding phytanoyl-CoA dioxygenase family protein has translation MKLTQEQIEYYGEHGLLFILELFSTKEVAAMQAAVEDLIVKDTPGRILEKDNKTVRALHGCHTTTEIFDSLVRHPSLLTSACEILNSDVYVYQFKINFKAAFGGDLWPWHQDFVFWDREDGMPSPKALNVAVFLDEFNEFNGPMYFIPGSHKESLVHLGQIESSEVNGQKNDWKSNVSAALKYSLGKETIAKLANEKGLVAPKGPSGSVLFFHCNLVHGSAPNISPYDRRLLIITYNSINNIPSFKGKPRPEFLVSRDHTPLQPLLD, from the coding sequence ATGAAATTAACACAAGAGCAAATAGAATATTATGGAGAACATGGTCTACTATTTATCCTAGAGCTTTTCTCAACAAAAGAAGTCGCGGCAATGCAAGCTGCTGTTGAGGATTTGATAGTAAAAGATACACCAGGACGGATTTTAGAAAAAGATAACAAAACAGTTCGCGCTCTTCACGGATGCCACACCACAACAGAAATTTTTGATTCCTTGGTTCGTCACCCCAGTCTCCTAACATCTGCTTGCGAAATTCTCAATAGTGATGTCTATGTTTACCAATTTAAAATCAATTTTAAAGCAGCTTTTGGAGGAGATTTGTGGCCGTGGCATCAAGACTTTGTATTTTGGGATCGAGAAGATGGTATGCCATCTCCTAAAGCATTGAATGTAGCCGTTTTTTTGGATGAATTTAATGAGTTTAACGGACCTATGTATTTTATTCCTGGTTCTCACAAAGAGAGTCTTGTTCACTTGGGACAAATAGAGTCGTCTGAAGTTAATGGTCAAAAAAATGACTGGAAATCTAATGTTAGTGCGGCTCTCAAGTACTCCCTCGGTAAAGAAACGATCGCCAAACTAGCTAATGAAAAAGGTCTTGTTGCACCAAAAGGTCCTTCAGGGTCTGTCCTTTTTTTTCACTGTAATTTAGTACACGGATCGGCACCCAACATTTCTCCTTACGACCGCAGGCTTCTCATTATCACTTATAACAGCATCAACAATATACCAAGCTTTAAAGGGAAACCCAGACCAGAATTCTTAGTGAGCCGCGACCATACACCACTACAGCCTCTATTAGACTAA